A genomic window from Cutibacterium acnes includes:
- a CDS encoding glycosyltransferase family 87 protein, which translates to MLHVFIQPSSNYITGDLRYYLWWMSSGQPDSSVLPEYPLPVVWFMRTLYWAGGDTYFPMAFSMTMLLLDAILAVAMWHDGHRAGALWWIVLVPFLGPIMWNRFDMVPAVCMGLAALWYRRHPAACGAMIALGAATKLWPALLILSVISRHRAAVRRLIAFTITGFGLALASLLAGGWERLVSPLTWQSGRGLQIESVPATIPMLHYFRNPHGDHTVRMSSYNAYEIFGPSVASWKSVSTGLMVLAVALAIGLAVVSWHRNGLDHRTAVMADLVIIGALIVANKTLSPQYFIWWAAPTAMILDRVSAEAKDPGDSDALSWARTSCWIVAVLMAVTTFMTQQVYPLHYQKILGGSSSTGWLLVSRNMLVVMTFAACIATLVASLRMHVPAQPTVTPARPRHAALNER; encoded by the coding sequence ATGCTTCACGTCTTTATCCAGCCGTCATCGAACTACATCACGGGTGACCTCCGGTACTACCTGTGGTGGATGTCGAGCGGACAACCAGATTCGTCCGTCCTGCCGGAATACCCGCTGCCTGTTGTGTGGTTCATGCGAACCCTCTATTGGGCCGGAGGCGACACCTACTTCCCTATGGCCTTTTCAATGACGATGCTGCTACTCGACGCCATCCTCGCAGTGGCGATGTGGCATGACGGCCATCGCGCGGGGGCACTGTGGTGGATCGTCCTGGTGCCCTTCCTTGGGCCGATCATGTGGAATCGCTTCGACATGGTTCCTGCAGTCTGCATGGGACTGGCAGCCTTGTGGTACCGACGCCATCCGGCAGCCTGCGGCGCCATGATCGCATTAGGTGCCGCGACAAAATTATGGCCTGCCCTCCTCATCTTGTCCGTGATCTCCCGACATAGAGCTGCCGTGCGGCGTCTCATCGCCTTCACTATCACTGGTTTTGGGCTCGCCCTGGCATCACTTCTCGCGGGCGGCTGGGAACGTCTCGTCTCACCGCTGACGTGGCAGTCCGGCCGCGGCCTGCAGATCGAATCGGTGCCCGCCACTATTCCGATGCTCCACTATTTCCGCAACCCTCACGGCGACCACACCGTCAGGATGTCGAGCTATAACGCATACGAGATCTTCGGCCCAAGCGTGGCTAGCTGGAAGTCCGTCTCCACCGGCCTCATGGTGCTCGCGGTCGCCCTAGCCATCGGTTTGGCCGTTGTCTCGTGGCACCGAAACGGCCTTGATCACCGGACCGCTGTCATGGCGGACCTCGTCATCATTGGCGCCCTCATCGTGGCTAACAAGACCCTGTCTCCACAGTATTTCATTTGGTGGGCCGCTCCGACTGCAATGATCCTGGATCGTGTCTCGGCCGAGGCCAAGGACCCTGGTGATTCCGACGCCCTATCCTGGGCACGCACGTCGTGCTGGATCGTCGCCGTGCTGATGGCCGTCACCACCTTCATGACCCAGCAGGTGTACCCACTGCACTACCAAAAGATCCTCGGGGGTTCATCAAGTACCGGCTGGTTGCTCGTCAGTCGCAACATGCTGGTCGTCATGACCTTTGCGGCGTGCATCGCAACGTTGGTGGCAAGCCTTCGTATGCACGTGCCCGCACAGCCGACCGTAACGCCAGCGAGACCGCGTCACGCCGCACTTAATGAACGGTGA
- a CDS encoding multifunctional oxoglutarate decarboxylase/oxoglutarate dehydrogenase thiamine pyrophosphate-binding subunit/dihydrolipoyllysine-residue succinyltransferase subunit: MVSPAPHDKSNNSPDFGANDWLIEEMRDQYQSDPNSVDPAWATFFRKEAVESTDSVTKSAAKDVPGASAPKPATKPQPVPAAKPAPITAPKPQKQPPRPPMSADAPRHSAKLETVEPTVTKMKGAPMRTAKNMDQSLTMPTATTVRDVPMQLVIEQRTMINSFLKKAKGGKVSFTHILAYAMVQALKTVPAMNNAYAEIDGKPHLIENHQINLGMAIDVVASDGSRKLVVPAIKGAEQMDFLDFWRAYEEIVRKGRTNELTVDDFKGVTASLTNPGGFGTNHSIARLMPGQGMILGVGSIDYPAAYQGNSPTRIAELGISKVTTLTSTYDHRIIQGAQSGEFLRRMHQLLLGADRFYEDIFESLRIPYAPVQWASDRLANRADQVGKQARVIELIDAWRRFGHLSADLDPIEYRPRFHRDLMLNSHGLTLWDFDRTFPIANFAGQRRATMSLREILTILRDSYASKMGIEYMHIADYEQRKWFQDRFEKEHQPLSRKMHLQILDQLNEAEIFETFLQTKFVGQKRFSLEGGESAIVLLAALCNRAADDGLNEVCIGMPHRGRLNVLANIIGKSYGQIFREFEGNAEPVNSQGSGDVKYHLGDEGQFTAASGNTIKASVAANPSHLEAVDPVLEGICRAKLDALGNPEGFPVLPILMHGDAAFAGQGVVYETLQMSQLGGYRTGGTIHVIVNNQVGFTTSPRDGRSSTYCTDVAKAVGAPVLHVNGDDPASVVHAARIAYEYRQTFHRDVVVDVVCYRRRGHNEGDDPSFTQPHMYGLIAEKRSTRKLYTESLIGRGDITTEDAEAVMTKFRSRLETVFKEVREATSTPEPYSGVPDYPVKHSGLHQTKVEPDTMEAVARAHENLPESFNAHPKVAPQMTRRAKHIREGGIDWATGEMIALGSLLRDGVHVRLAGQDSRRGTFSQRFAALVDHETGEFYVPVNHLGGEQAHLDVFDSPLNEYAAMGFEYGYSVARPDSLVLWEAQFGDFTNGAQTIIDEFIASAGSKWGQKSGVVLLLPHGYEGQGPDHSSARLERFLNLCSEDALAVCQPSTPASYSHLLRQHAYVNMHRPVVIATPKSMLRNKMATSDPEDFTTGRWRPVLPDPSITDPTAVTRIILCSGKARWELVKQRKAASLDGQLAIIPMERLYPLPVDELAEVLAPYTNVTDVRWVQEEPENQGAWYYMLTHLPQAMSEKLPGFFDGLVGITRPPSSAPSVGQHSVHIREEQELLEKAMA, from the coding sequence GTGGTGAGTCCCGCCCCACACGACAAGTCCAACAACTCTCCTGATTTTGGAGCCAACGACTGGCTCATCGAAGAGATGCGTGACCAGTATCAGAGTGATCCGAATTCGGTCGATCCGGCCTGGGCTACGTTCTTTCGCAAGGAGGCAGTCGAGTCCACCGACTCGGTGACTAAATCTGCCGCTAAGGATGTCCCAGGCGCGTCGGCCCCCAAGCCTGCGACGAAGCCGCAGCCTGTTCCTGCTGCGAAACCCGCGCCCATCACAGCCCCGAAGCCCCAAAAGCAGCCTCCGCGTCCTCCAATGTCCGCAGACGCACCGCGACATAGCGCCAAGCTCGAGACTGTTGAGCCGACGGTAACGAAAATGAAGGGTGCGCCGATGCGCACCGCCAAGAATATGGATCAGTCGCTAACCATGCCGACGGCCACGACGGTACGTGACGTACCGATGCAATTGGTCATCGAACAGCGCACCATGATCAACTCCTTCCTTAAGAAGGCCAAAGGCGGCAAGGTTTCCTTCACCCATATCCTGGCTTATGCCATGGTCCAGGCCCTCAAAACGGTGCCCGCCATGAACAATGCATATGCCGAGATTGACGGTAAACCGCACCTCATCGAAAACCATCAGATCAACCTCGGCATGGCCATCGACGTCGTTGCCTCGGATGGATCGCGCAAGCTGGTTGTGCCTGCTATCAAGGGCGCCGAGCAGATGGACTTCCTTGATTTCTGGCGAGCTTATGAGGAGATCGTCCGGAAGGGGCGCACTAATGAGCTGACCGTCGACGATTTCAAGGGGGTTACCGCCTCCCTGACGAACCCGGGTGGCTTTGGCACCAATCACTCCATCGCTCGCCTCATGCCTGGCCAGGGCATGATCCTCGGGGTTGGATCGATTGACTATCCCGCCGCCTATCAGGGCAACTCCCCTACTCGAATAGCGGAGTTGGGTATCTCCAAGGTGACGACGCTCACCTCGACCTATGATCATCGCATCATCCAGGGTGCTCAGTCCGGAGAATTCCTGCGCCGCATGCATCAGTTGTTGCTGGGAGCTGACCGCTTCTATGAGGACATCTTCGAGTCACTGCGCATCCCCTACGCCCCGGTTCAGTGGGCAAGTGACCGTCTTGCTAATCGCGCTGATCAGGTAGGAAAGCAAGCTCGCGTCATCGAACTCATCGATGCGTGGCGTCGTTTCGGACACCTATCGGCTGATCTCGATCCCATCGAGTACCGGCCGCGGTTCCACCGCGACCTCATGCTCAACAGCCACGGGCTGACGCTGTGGGACTTCGACCGTACCTTCCCGATCGCGAACTTCGCTGGTCAGCGCCGCGCCACGATGTCCTTGCGCGAGATTCTCACGATCTTGCGTGACTCGTACGCCTCGAAGATGGGCATCGAGTACATGCACATCGCCGACTATGAGCAGCGCAAGTGGTTCCAGGACCGTTTCGAGAAGGAGCATCAGCCGCTCTCTCGGAAGATGCATTTGCAGATCCTCGACCAACTCAACGAGGCCGAGATCTTTGAGACCTTCTTGCAGACCAAGTTCGTCGGTCAGAAGCGTTTCAGCCTGGAAGGCGGCGAGTCCGCCATCGTCTTGCTGGCAGCCCTATGCAATCGCGCAGCTGACGATGGTCTCAACGAAGTCTGCATCGGCATGCCGCACCGTGGCCGTCTCAATGTGCTAGCCAACATCATCGGGAAATCCTACGGACAGATCTTCCGTGAATTCGAGGGCAATGCCGAGCCGGTGAATTCTCAGGGGTCCGGTGACGTCAAGTACCACCTCGGTGATGAAGGCCAGTTCACCGCAGCCTCGGGTAACACCATCAAGGCATCTGTCGCCGCTAATCCCAGCCACCTCGAGGCAGTCGATCCGGTTCTCGAAGGTATCTGCCGTGCCAAGCTTGACGCCCTCGGCAACCCCGAAGGTTTCCCGGTACTGCCCATTCTCATGCACGGTGACGCTGCGTTCGCGGGTCAGGGTGTCGTCTACGAAACCCTGCAGATGAGCCAGCTTGGGGGCTACCGCACTGGCGGCACCATTCACGTCATCGTCAACAATCAGGTTGGCTTTACCACTTCCCCGCGCGACGGTCGTTCCTCAACCTACTGCACCGATGTCGCTAAGGCTGTTGGCGCACCGGTCCTCCACGTCAACGGAGATGACCCGGCATCGGTGGTCCACGCGGCTCGTATCGCCTACGAGTATCGCCAGACCTTCCATCGCGATGTCGTCGTTGACGTGGTGTGCTATCGCCGGCGCGGCCATAACGAGGGTGACGATCCGAGCTTCACACAACCGCACATGTACGGCCTCATCGCTGAAAAGCGCTCGACCCGCAAGCTCTACACCGAGAGCCTCATCGGTCGTGGCGATATCACTACCGAGGACGCCGAGGCTGTGATGACAAAGTTCCGCTCTCGTCTGGAGACAGTGTTCAAGGAGGTTCGCGAAGCCACCTCGACGCCTGAGCCCTACAGCGGTGTGCCAGACTACCCGGTCAAGCACAGTGGCCTGCACCAGACCAAGGTCGAGCCTGACACAATGGAGGCCGTCGCCAGGGCTCATGAGAATCTGCCAGAAAGCTTCAATGCTCACCCCAAGGTCGCCCCACAGATGACACGGCGCGCCAAGCATATCCGTGAGGGCGGTATTGACTGGGCCACCGGAGAGATGATCGCATTGGGCTCCCTTCTGCGTGATGGCGTACACGTCCGTCTAGCCGGTCAGGACAGCCGCCGCGGCACCTTCTCCCAGCGTTTTGCGGCGCTGGTAGATCACGAAACCGGTGAGTTCTACGTCCCGGTTAACCACCTCGGAGGCGAACAGGCGCACCTCGACGTCTTCGATTCTCCGCTTAACGAGTACGCAGCGATGGGATTTGAGTACGGCTACTCTGTCGCCCGTCCGGATTCTCTGGTGCTGTGGGAAGCCCAATTCGGCGATTTCACCAACGGTGCTCAGACGATCATTGATGAGTTCATCGCCTCGGCTGGCTCCAAGTGGGGTCAGAAGTCGGGAGTCGTGCTGCTGCTGCCGCACGGTTACGAAGGTCAGGGGCCTGATCACTCATCGGCCCGTCTGGAGCGCTTCCTCAATCTATGCAGTGAAGACGCTTTGGCCGTCTGCCAGCCCTCGACCCCGGCAAGCTACAGCCATTTATTGCGTCAGCACGCGTACGTCAATATGCATCGTCCAGTCGTTATCGCAACGCCGAAATCGATGCTGCGCAACAAGATGGCGACCTCGGATCCCGAAGACTTCACCACCGGTAGGTGGCGTCCTGTTCTACCCGACCCATCGATCACCGACCCGACGGCCGTTACGAGGATTATCTTGTGCTCTGGCAAGGCGCGGTGGGAGCTAGTCAAGCAACGTAAGGCCGCCAGTCTTGACGGACAGCTCGCCATCATCCCGATGGAGCGTCTCTACCCGCTACCAGTCGACGAGTTGGCTGAGGTTCTTGCGCCTTACACCAACGTCACGGATGTCCGCTGGGTCCAAGAAGAGCCAGAGAACCAGGGCGCCTGGTACTACATGCTGACCCACCTGCCCCAGGCCATGTCGGAGAAGTTGCCAGGATTCTTTGATGGGTTAGTCGGCATCACCCGCCCACCGTCCTCAGCTCCGTCGGTGGGACAGCACAGCGTCCACATCCGTGAAGAGCAGGAGTTACTCGAGAAGGCTATGGCCTGA
- a CDS encoding DUF6104 family protein, which yields MYFTDRGIEELEDRRGDEEITFTWLADELRHFVDLNPEFEVPVERLATFLARLDDEDE from the coding sequence ATGTATTTCACCGACAGAGGTATCGAGGAACTAGAAGACCGTCGTGGAGACGAGGAGATCACCTTCACCTGGCTCGCCGATGAGTTGCGTCACTTCGTCGACCTCAACCCTGAATTTGAGGTTCCCGTGGAACGCCTTGCTACCTTCCTCGCCAGGCTCGACGACGAGGACGAGTAG
- a CDS encoding WhiB family transcriptional regulator: MDWRHRAACLSEDPELFFPIGNTGPALAQIEEAKKVCARCEVRAECLAWALEAGQDHGVWGGMSEDERRAIKRRQSRSRVRRS, from the coding sequence ATGGACTGGCGCCACAGGGCTGCCTGCCTGAGTGAGGATCCCGAGCTGTTCTTCCCGATTGGAAACACTGGCCCGGCCCTTGCCCAGATCGAGGAGGCGAAGAAGGTCTGTGCCCGGTGCGAGGTTCGCGCCGAGTGCTTGGCCTGGGCTCTGGAAGCCGGCCAGGACCACGGTGTGTGGGGCGGCATGAGCGAGGACGAGAGGCGCGCTATCAAACGTCGTCAGTCCCGCTCCCGCGTGCGTCGTTCCTGA
- a CDS encoding sensor histidine kinase, producing MPALNRIVADRTRLDDADITWLEDLVDDWQMLADTSFSDLILWVPDRDPNVFWAVAQVRPDTGPTALEDDVVGESVAYDDESLVTEAFMSAEMCETSDNKLSAGIPVDIWAIPVVRRGEVIAVVERHTNQMGVRAPGNTEDNYLEIADILSEMLHHGRFPQFPGSDRALAPKVTDGVIRVAATGMITFASPNALSAFRRLGLAGDLDGEYLIPTVRELCPRLREVGQSLTLDLEGRWLTETDIENSDATVRARVIPLQTWLDDVEVSAGTLILIRDLTELRDRDRQLVTKDATIREIHHRVKNNLQTVAALLRLQSRRMSNSDAKDALKQAMGRVSAIAVVHEILSQNFEEQVAFDEVADRILHMVGDVAASSGSVVARREGSFGEVPAETATALSLATTELCQNAIEHSLDSSSGNVIVRPHRTDDALVVDIVSDGKPLPEGFSLDNHRSSLGLSIVTTLMQDLGGTFTLEDNSDRVGTCARLVIPLQRL from the coding sequence ATGCCTGCCCTTAACCGCATCGTCGCCGACCGGACTCGTCTCGACGACGCCGATATCACCTGGCTCGAGGACCTCGTCGACGACTGGCAGATGCTTGCCGATACGTCGTTCTCCGACCTCATCTTGTGGGTTCCCGATAGGGACCCGAACGTGTTCTGGGCCGTTGCCCAGGTGCGTCCAGATACTGGCCCGACTGCTCTGGAAGACGACGTCGTCGGTGAGTCTGTCGCTTATGACGACGAGAGTCTGGTCACCGAGGCCTTTATGAGCGCCGAGATGTGTGAAACCAGCGATAACAAATTGTCTGCAGGCATCCCGGTTGATATCTGGGCAATTCCGGTCGTTCGTCGTGGGGAAGTCATCGCCGTCGTCGAAAGGCACACCAATCAGATGGGGGTGAGGGCGCCGGGTAACACCGAGGACAACTACCTTGAAATCGCCGATATCCTCTCCGAAATGCTCCATCATGGTAGGTTCCCGCAGTTTCCGGGCTCTGACCGAGCGCTTGCTCCGAAGGTCACTGACGGCGTGATCCGCGTGGCTGCCACGGGCATGATCACGTTTGCCAGCCCGAACGCGCTATCGGCATTTCGTCGTCTAGGCCTTGCCGGTGATTTGGATGGGGAATACCTCATTCCGACGGTGCGAGAGCTGTGTCCGAGGCTGCGTGAAGTCGGTCAATCGCTGACCCTGGACTTAGAAGGGCGCTGGCTCACCGAGACTGATATCGAAAACTCTGATGCCACTGTGCGGGCTCGCGTCATTCCGCTGCAGACCTGGCTTGACGATGTTGAGGTTTCGGCTGGCACGTTGATCCTTATTCGTGATCTCACCGAGTTGCGGGACAGAGATCGCCAGCTCGTAACTAAAGATGCCACGATTAGGGAAATCCATCACCGGGTGAAGAACAACTTACAAACAGTTGCGGCACTGTTGCGGCTGCAGTCACGACGTATGAGTAACTCGGACGCGAAGGATGCCCTGAAACAGGCCATGGGAAGGGTATCGGCCATTGCTGTCGTCCACGAGATTCTCTCGCAGAACTTCGAGGAACAGGTGGCCTTTGACGAGGTTGCTGACCGTATCCTCCACATGGTCGGTGATGTGGCGGCTTCATCCGGGTCGGTGGTGGCTCGACGGGAAGGCAGCTTTGGCGAGGTCCCTGCTGAGACTGCTACCGCGTTGTCGCTGGCGACGACAGAGTTATGTCAAAACGCCATCGAGCATAGCCTGGATTCATCCTCTGGGAATGTCATCGTGCGGCCGCACCGCACCGATGACGCCCTTGTTGTCGACATTGTCAGCGACGGTAAACCGCTGCCAGAAGGGTTCTCGCTAGATAACCACCGCAGCTCGCTGGGATTGTCAATCGTGACGACCTTGATGCAGGACCTCGGTGGCACGTTCACCCTCGAGGACAACTCCGACCGGGTCGGAACCTGTGCCAGGCTCGTTATCCCGCTCCAGCGGCTGTGA
- a CDS encoding 50S ribosomal protein bL37, protein MGKTGRKRRARRKKGANHGKRPNA, encoded by the coding sequence ATGGGCAAAACTGGTCGTAAGCGTCGTGCGCGTCGTAAGAAGGGCGCCAACCACGGCAAGCGTCCCAACGCTTGA
- a CDS encoding anti-sigma factor RsrA — MTMTQSAGNEESCYWVIDHLQEFLHGEMSEHDADAFRRHIAACENCMDEADMEAAVSRALKRCNRTVAAPMQLRSRLVQMHVTYRWEA, encoded by the coding sequence ATGACGATGACCCAGTCCGCTGGTAACGAGGAATCCTGTTATTGGGTCATTGACCACCTCCAGGAATTCCTCCATGGAGAAATGAGTGAGCACGATGCTGATGCCTTCCGCCGTCACATCGCGGCGTGCGAAAATTGCATGGATGAAGCCGACATGGAAGCTGCCGTCTCTCGAGCTCTCAAACGGTGCAACCGCACCGTGGCAGCTCCTATGCAGTTGCGGAGTCGTCTCGTGCAAATGCACGTCACGTATCGCTGGGAAGCCTGA
- a CDS encoding sigma-70 family RNA polymerase sigma factor, with product MITRESEDRMDRRVDASGTVDVAEETKTQRAQRFERDALEYLDQLYGAALRMTRNPADAEDVVQEAYAKAFSSFHQFRPGTNLKAWLYRILTNTYINSYRKAQRRPQTSDDQDVEDWQIAKAASHDSNGLRSAELEALDGLPDQQILDALDGLSDEFRQVVLLADVEGFAYKEIAEIMGTPMGTVMSRLNRARKQLRKQLVDVAGARGIGPRAGQVDEEDLGRSAMARRAGREG from the coding sequence ATGATCACACGTGAATCCGAGGACAGGATGGATCGTCGCGTGGATGCGTCGGGCACCGTGGACGTCGCTGAAGAGACGAAAACCCAGAGGGCGCAACGTTTCGAGCGTGACGCCCTCGAATACCTTGACCAGCTCTACGGCGCCGCGCTGCGCATGACCCGCAACCCGGCTGACGCCGAAGATGTTGTCCAAGAGGCCTATGCCAAAGCTTTTTCTTCGTTCCACCAGTTCCGACCTGGTACGAACCTCAAGGCTTGGCTGTATCGCATTCTGACGAATACCTACATCAACTCGTACCGCAAGGCTCAGCGTCGCCCCCAGACATCAGATGACCAGGACGTCGAGGATTGGCAGATCGCTAAGGCTGCGTCCCATGACAGCAACGGTTTGCGGTCTGCCGAGTTGGAGGCCCTAGATGGGCTGCCTGACCAGCAGATTCTAGACGCTCTGGACGGGTTGTCGGATGAGTTCCGTCAGGTCGTTTTGCTGGCTGATGTCGAGGGTTTCGCTTACAAGGAAATCGCTGAAATCATGGGCACCCCAATGGGGACCGTGATGAGTCGGCTGAATCGTGCTCGCAAGCAGCTGCGTAAGCAGTTGGTCGACGTCGCAGGTGCTCGAGGGATCGGTCCTCGCGCCGGGCAAGTAGATGAAGAGGATCTTGGTCGTTCTGCGATGGCCCGTAGAGCAGGAAGGGAGGGATGA
- a CDS encoding DoxX family membrane protein has translation MSMSIIRGLGRTMFASYFIVKGTNSAMKPDSFVEDAAPVVDRLLPVVQHALPASISAYIPEDTKTLVRATGAAQAFGGLGMATGLARRAGAGVVAATMVPHVLASIPDKTSPKDERTAARSVLLRNVALLGGAMMASRDTAGHPSLAWRAADTQRRVSSAASGQRKAITSSVDGLSKSARKKLEKAQKKAAKTQKKAQKKAKKAQKKIAD, from the coding sequence ATGTCCATGAGTATCATTCGAGGCTTGGGCCGGACCATGTTCGCCAGTTACTTCATCGTTAAGGGGACGAATTCCGCGATGAAGCCCGATTCCTTCGTGGAGGATGCCGCGCCGGTCGTTGACCGTCTCCTCCCTGTGGTGCAGCACGCGCTGCCGGCGTCTATCAGTGCCTACATTCCTGAGGACACCAAGACCCTGGTCCGTGCCACCGGTGCTGCCCAGGCCTTCGGCGGCCTTGGAATGGCAACCGGCCTTGCTCGTCGCGCTGGCGCCGGCGTCGTTGCTGCAACGATGGTCCCGCATGTGCTCGCCTCTATTCCCGACAAGACCTCACCGAAGGATGAGCGCACTGCCGCCCGTTCCGTCTTGCTGCGCAACGTCGCGTTGCTCGGTGGGGCGATGATGGCTTCCCGCGACACCGCAGGCCACCCCAGCCTGGCCTGGCGCGCCGCCGACACCCAGCGCCGCGTTTCCTCGGCAGCAAGCGGCCAGCGCAAAGCCATTACCTCGTCGGTTGATGGCTTGTCGAAATCGGCCCGTAAGAAGCTAGAGAAGGCCCAGAAGAAAGCCGCTAAGACTCAGAAGAAGGCTCAGAAAAAGGCCAAGAAAGCTCAGAAGAAGATTGCTGACTGA
- the aroA gene encoding 3-phosphoshikimate 1-carboxyvinyltransferase: MLTDQHLWNAPRAERLLAGRVTVPGSKSQTNRALVLAALSDGPSVLEGVLASRDSYLMSAGLQLLGADIQPIGPGSVQVMPGLAHPTGPIECGMAGTVMRFLPVVAALVPGQTRFVGDEQASRRPIAPVLNGLRQLGVEVDSDRLPFSLNAPDRMCGPKVTIDSATSSQFISALLLASARFPQGIDLRHNGASVPSIPHIAMTCTMLADRGVTVVSDEPCHWVVRPGPIHALDDVIEPDLTNAAVFLAAALIVGGSVTVPGWPTDSTQPGAQFMGIAEKMGAMVSRVDGSMTIAAQGWQELRPLDVDLHEASELTPVVAAVASLARGRSRIRGVAHIRGHETDRLAALEHELAKLGVEVQQTDNGLDITGRGADKLHGGKFGCYADHRMAHAGALLGLVIDGVELDDITCTSKTMPQFPQMWANLVEEV, encoded by the coding sequence TTGCTGACTGACCAGCATCTGTGGAACGCCCCGCGAGCCGAGCGCCTTCTCGCGGGGCGTGTCACGGTCCCGGGGTCAAAGTCCCAGACGAACCGTGCCCTTGTCCTCGCAGCTCTCAGTGACGGGCCTAGCGTCCTTGAGGGCGTTTTGGCATCCCGAGATTCCTATCTCATGTCAGCCGGGCTGCAGCTCCTCGGAGCAGACATCCAGCCCATCGGCCCCGGCTCCGTTCAAGTCATGCCAGGTCTGGCTCATCCGACCGGCCCGATCGAGTGTGGAATGGCCGGTACCGTGATGAGGTTCCTTCCGGTCGTGGCCGCGCTGGTGCCTGGACAGACCCGATTCGTGGGAGACGAGCAAGCCTCTCGACGCCCTATCGCGCCAGTTCTCAATGGGTTGCGCCAGCTCGGCGTCGAGGTCGATTCTGACCGACTGCCGTTTTCCCTGAACGCCCCGGACCGCATGTGCGGCCCAAAGGTCACGATCGATTCGGCGACATCCAGCCAGTTCATCTCGGCCTTGTTGCTAGCCTCAGCTCGTTTCCCGCAGGGAATTGACCTTCGTCATAATGGGGCGTCGGTGCCGTCGATCCCTCACATCGCCATGACCTGTACCATGTTGGCGGACCGAGGTGTCACCGTAGTCTCAGACGAGCCGTGCCACTGGGTGGTGCGACCTGGACCAATACATGCCCTCGATGACGTCATCGAACCCGACCTCACCAATGCCGCGGTATTCCTCGCAGCTGCCTTAATTGTCGGCGGGTCTGTGACAGTGCCTGGTTGGCCGACAGACAGCACCCAGCCTGGCGCACAGTTCATGGGGATCGCCGAAAAGATGGGGGCGATGGTATCCCGTGTTGACGGCTCAATGACTATCGCCGCCCAAGGCTGGCAAGAGTTGCGGCCTCTTGACGTCGACCTCCATGAGGCCAGTGAACTTACACCAGTCGTTGCAGCTGTGGCCTCTCTTGCTCGGGGCCGCTCGCGTATCCGTGGTGTGGCGCATATTCGCGGCCACGAAACAGACCGCCTTGCCGCTCTCGAGCACGAACTGGCTAAGTTGGGCGTTGAGGTCCAGCAAACCGACAACGGCCTAGACATCACTGGTCGAGGTGCTGACAAGCTGCACGGTGGAAAATTTGGATGTTACGCCGATCATCGAATGGCTCATGCCGGGGCTCTTCTTGGACTTGTCATCGACGGGGTTGAGCTCGACGACATCACTTGCACGTCGAAGACCATGCCGCAGTTCCCGCAGATGTGGGCCAACCTCGTCGAGGAGGTTTGA